The Microbacterium limosum genome contains a region encoding:
- a CDS encoding sugar-binding transcriptional regulator has translation MSPGSLKRIRIWEHDGNTRMQPARMCNLSVNRDETILAAASMYYLQDIKMETVAQRLHMSRSSVSRLLKEARSSGLVNIALRPTPSHAPAFTHLIAQQFGVEVYVVPVSDSATTQERLDQVATATAKMVTDWFDSDMILAIAWGTTLGAVSQHLTKKPTRGSVIVQLNGGANNRTSGADYVGNLISRFGEAFDARVQPFPVPAFFDFASTRRAMWRERSIARVLEMQRQADIALFSIGAVTGQVPSHVYSAGYLEADDIRVLESAGVVGDVCTVFLRADGTYEDLSLNERASGPTPAELKHIPRRVCAVAGDNKVIPILAALRAGIITHLILDEQTAHGLRLCMTSVHRESVHADIVSELPDR, from the coding sequence ATGTCCCCCGGCAGCCTGAAGCGTATTAGGATCTGGGAGCATGATGGCAATACGCGCATGCAACCTGCACGAATGTGCAACCTCTCGGTGAACAGGGACGAAACGATCCTGGCGGCGGCCTCGATGTACTACCTCCAAGACATCAAAATGGAGACGGTCGCTCAGCGGCTGCACATGTCGAGGTCGAGTGTGTCCCGCCTTCTCAAGGAAGCCCGGTCCTCGGGGCTCGTAAACATAGCGCTGCGCCCGACCCCTTCCCACGCGCCGGCGTTCACCCACCTCATCGCTCAACAGTTCGGCGTCGAGGTGTACGTGGTGCCAGTCAGCGACTCGGCGACGACGCAGGAGCGACTGGATCAGGTGGCCACCGCCACGGCCAAGATGGTGACCGACTGGTTCGACTCCGACATGATCCTCGCGATCGCGTGGGGCACAACCCTCGGAGCGGTATCCCAGCACCTCACGAAAAAGCCGACGCGTGGGAGCGTCATCGTTCAGCTCAACGGGGGGGCGAACAACCGCACCTCGGGTGCCGACTACGTGGGCAACCTCATCTCTCGATTCGGCGAGGCGTTCGATGCGCGTGTGCAGCCATTCCCGGTTCCTGCCTTCTTCGACTTCGCCAGCACCAGACGCGCGATGTGGCGTGAGCGCTCCATCGCACGGGTGCTCGAGATGCAGCGGCAGGCGGACATCGCCCTGTTCTCGATCGGTGCAGTCACAGGCCAGGTGCCGAGCCATGTCTACTCGGCCGGATACCTCGAAGCCGACGACATCCGTGTGCTGGAGTCGGCCGGGGTGGTCGGCGATGTCTGTACGGTGTTCCTGCGAGCGGATGGGACTTATGAAGACCTCTCTCTGAACGAACGTGCGAGCGGGCCCACGCCGGCGGAGCTTAAGCACATACCCCGCCGCGTGTGCGCGGTGGCCGGAGACAACAAAGTCATCCCTATCCTGGCGGCCCTTCGCGCGGGGATAATCACGCACCTCATCCTTGATGAGCAGACCGCCCACGGACTGCGACTCTGTATGACGTCGGTCCATCGAGAGTCAGTGCACGCCGACATCGTGTCAGAACTCCCAGATCGCTGA
- a CDS encoding transposase encodes MSHPPVIPAEKKIRIVLSVLQGEISIAEAARREKVSEQAIGNWKRQFLEGGKAGIEAGKSKPTSREQQLEDEVAELTQALGEAAVEIRVWKKSAEGRLGPSRTSR; translated from the coding sequence ATGAGTCATCCCCCGGTGATCCCGGCGGAGAAGAAGATCCGCATTGTGTTGAGCGTGCTTCAGGGTGAGATCTCGATCGCGGAAGCCGCGCGTCGGGAGAAGGTGTCCGAGCAGGCGATCGGGAACTGGAAGCGCCAGTTCCTCGAGGGCGGGAAGGCGGGGATTGAGGCGGGCAAGTCGAAGCCCACGTCCCGCGAGCAGCAGCTCGAGGACGAGGTCGCCGAGCTCACCCAAGCGCTGGGTGAGGCCGCGGTCGAGATCCGGGTGTGGAAGAAGTCAGCTGAGGGCCGGCTGGGCCCTTCGAGGACCTCGAGGTGA
- a CDS encoding integrase core domain-containing protein, producing the protein MIRTEAGMPTARFVDMIGVPERSYRRWQAKARANRPPKGPWPQPARTAVRDAVVAHAKAHPAWGHRKVWAMTRHDGHPVSQATVLRLLRDEGLILGANYQRERRRLAERRKAAFAKEPTGPNQVWQLDFSEYETTTGGTWRIASCRDYWAKYEFDAHVSPTANMHDAVAAVELALAEAEALLGHPLIDECQIDEATGEILPVLTIVTDNGGPFRSFTFEAFIATRPELRHVRTRVRTPGQNGSRERGFGTMKYEWLFREEIDDGLQLVEHVNAYRHDYNHVRPHEAIAWNRPADVYAGTADPTIPNFETKEILPTT; encoded by the coding sequence GTGATCCGCACCGAGGCGGGCATGCCGACCGCGAGGTTCGTGGACATGATCGGCGTGCCCGAGCGGTCGTATCGGCGGTGGCAGGCCAAGGCCCGTGCCAACCGCCCGCCGAAGGGTCCGTGGCCGCAGCCGGCGCGCACCGCGGTCCGCGACGCGGTCGTCGCTCACGCGAAAGCGCACCCGGCCTGGGGACACCGGAAGGTCTGGGCGATGACCCGTCACGACGGGCACCCGGTGTCGCAGGCGACCGTGTTGCGGCTACTGCGCGATGAGGGTCTGATCCTGGGCGCGAACTACCAGCGGGAGCGGCGCCGCCTCGCCGAGCGGCGCAAGGCCGCCTTCGCGAAGGAGCCGACGGGCCCGAATCAGGTCTGGCAGCTCGACTTCTCCGAGTACGAGACCACGACCGGCGGCACCTGGCGGATCGCGTCGTGCCGGGACTACTGGGCGAAGTACGAGTTCGACGCGCACGTGTCCCCGACCGCGAACATGCACGACGCCGTCGCCGCCGTCGAGCTCGCCCTCGCCGAAGCAGAAGCGCTCCTCGGTCACCCGCTGATCGACGAGTGTCAGATCGACGAGGCGACCGGCGAGATCCTCCCGGTCCTGACGATCGTGACCGACAACGGCGGCCCGTTCCGCTCGTTCACGTTCGAAGCGTTCATCGCGACGCGCCCCGAGCTGCGGCACGTCCGGACGCGGGTTCGAACGCCCGGGCAGAACGGATCACGCGAACGCGGGTTCGGGACGATGAAGTACGAGTGGCTGTTCCGAGAAGAGATCGACGACGGCCTCCAGCTCGTCGAGCACGTGAACGCCTACCGGCACGACTACAACCACGTCCGACCGCACGAAGCGATCGCCTGGAACCGACCCGCTGACGTCTACGCCGGCACCGCCGACCCCACCATCCCCAACTTCGAAACCAAAGAAATCCTGCCAACTACTTGA
- a CDS encoding ABC transporter ATP-binding protein: MIRLDNITLTFPDGDNRITAVNQVSLTAHPGTVTGITGPSGSGKSSLLAVAATLIRPDTGQVIIDDVDATRLTPGEATETRRTKIGIVFQQSNLIPSLTALEQLSVMNELGARHSRRNRGNATKRAETLLDAVGLSDHRDKRPHQLSGGQRQRVNIARALMNDPSVLLVDEPTSALDQERGASIIQLILRLTDELNTSTLLVTHDLVHLPRMHGVVNLVDGALVDAVSAAA; this comes from the coding sequence ATGATCCGTCTCGACAACATCACCCTCACCTTCCCAGACGGCGACAATCGCATCACCGCCGTTAACCAGGTCAGCCTCACCGCTCACCCAGGAACCGTTACCGGCATCACGGGCCCGAGCGGCTCGGGGAAGTCCAGCCTCCTCGCCGTCGCCGCGACCCTCATCCGCCCCGACACCGGACAGGTCATCATCGACGACGTCGATGCCACCCGCCTCACTCCCGGCGAAGCGACAGAGACCCGCCGAACCAAGATCGGCATCGTCTTCCAGCAGTCCAACCTCATCCCGTCCCTGACCGCGCTGGAGCAGCTGTCCGTCATGAACGAGCTCGGCGCGCGCCACTCCCGGCGAAACCGTGGCAATGCGACCAAACGCGCCGAGACGCTTCTTGATGCGGTGGGACTCTCCGACCACCGAGACAAACGACCCCACCAGCTCTCCGGAGGTCAACGCCAGCGAGTGAACATCGCCCGCGCCCTGATGAACGACCCCAGCGTGCTCCTGGTTGACGAACCGACCAGTGCACTCGACCAGGAACGCGGCGCCAGCATCATCCAGCTCATCCTCCGCCTGACCGACGAGCTGAACACCTCGACGCTGCTCGTCACCCACGACCTCGTCCACCTGCCCCGGATGCACGGTGTCGTCAACCTCGTCGACGGCGCACTCGTCGACGCCGTCTCTGCCGCCGCGTAA
- a CDS encoding ABC transporter permease encodes MFVALRDLRFARGRFVLIGSVVALITVLVGFLSGLTGGLATQNISAVLSIPADRVVFSAPTTDGAASSFSDSTITEQQTTAWDTAAGVTSAEPIGISQTRAEAGDARIAIAIFGVQPGFNATAPSRDGRVSLSAPAAKDLDVAIGDDVTIAGTTYTVETIAGDAWYSHTPVVEMTLADWQAYSAATGNPDAYATVLAVTGSPDWETTDTANSTVSETVLGSLTALSAFRSEIGSLLLMVTMLFGISGLVIGAFFTVWTMQRKGDIAVLKALGASTSSLVRDALGQALIVLVLGIGIGLGLVTLFGTLAGTALPFLLSPITTLLPGAIMITLGLAGAAFALRSVTSADPLTALGSNR; translated from the coding sequence ATGTTCGTCGCGCTCCGCGACCTACGCTTTGCCCGCGGCCGTTTCGTCTTGATCGGCTCGGTCGTTGCCCTCATCACCGTTCTCGTCGGCTTCCTCAGCGGCCTCACCGGCGGCCTTGCCACCCAGAACATCTCCGCCGTCCTATCGATCCCGGCAGATCGGGTCGTCTTCTCTGCGCCCACCACGGACGGCGCGGCCTCAAGCTTCTCCGACTCCACCATCACCGAACAGCAGACCACCGCTTGGGACACCGCGGCGGGCGTTACCTCGGCAGAACCGATCGGGATCAGCCAGACCCGGGCAGAGGCCGGCGACGCCCGCATCGCGATCGCCATCTTCGGAGTGCAACCCGGATTCAACGCCACTGCCCCCTCCCGGGATGGTCGGGTGAGCCTCTCTGCTCCCGCAGCCAAAGACCTCGACGTTGCTATCGGCGATGACGTGACAATCGCCGGGACCACGTACACCGTCGAAACGATCGCTGGCGACGCCTGGTACAGCCACACCCCCGTAGTGGAGATGACCCTCGCCGACTGGCAGGCTTACTCGGCAGCCACTGGCAACCCCGACGCTTACGCGACGGTTCTCGCTGTCACCGGCTCGCCGGACTGGGAAACCACAGACACCGCGAACTCCACCGTCTCTGAAACCGTCCTCGGGTCGTTGACCGCACTTAGCGCGTTCCGCTCTGAGATCGGGTCTCTTCTGTTGATGGTCACCATGCTGTTCGGGATCTCCGGCCTGGTCATCGGCGCGTTCTTCACCGTCTGGACCATGCAACGAAAGGGCGACATCGCCGTGCTCAAAGCACTCGGCGCCAGCACCTCCTCGCTGGTCCGGGACGCTCTGGGGCAGGCGCTGATCGTCCTAGTCCTGGGGATAGGCATCGGGTTGGGGCTGGTCACCCTCTTCGGCACCCTCGCCGGTACCGCCCTGCCGTTTCTCCTCAGCCCCATCACGACACTGCTGCCCGGCGCGATCATGATCACGCTCGGCCTCGCTGGAGCCGCATTCGCGCTCCGCTCTGTAACCTCCGCCGACCCACTCACCGCCCTCGGGAGCAACCGATGA
- a CDS encoding sensor histidine kinase, translating into MPHTALTPVFVGLRTGLHVLFAVLAVLVIVRAVISPTESSTAAIVLTVVMTATYGIGATRTRTTRQRDRVLRLLWLAALTLEWVILLWLTPEAAYLVFPLFFLYLHLLGPWWGAAAIVVATGTAICALGIHSGWSLGGVIGPLVGAGVALLIGLGYQTLAREAQQREALMRELLATQGQLAATEHESGVLAERARLAREIHDTVAQGLSSIQMLLYAAEQADPERPGAEHIRLARDTAASNLADARRFIRELTPPDLDDRGLGGALRRLADSQWAPQGLHVNVRVSDTLELPMHVQTALLRIAQGAIANVIQHAHATTATITLAADHEQLQFTIADDGKGFDPNMAAFEPRGRSDSFGLQATRERAEQLGGSLTLDTHPGEGTQLTIELTLEQTT; encoded by the coding sequence ATGCCCCACACTGCGCTCACCCCTGTCTTCGTGGGTCTGCGCACCGGGTTGCATGTTCTTTTCGCCGTTCTCGCCGTTCTGGTCATCGTCCGCGCGGTGATCTCACCGACGGAGAGCAGCACCGCCGCCATCGTCCTCACCGTGGTGATGACGGCCACATACGGGATCGGAGCGACAAGGACCAGGACCACCCGACAGCGTGATCGCGTGCTGCGCCTGCTGTGGTTGGCGGCGCTCACCCTCGAGTGGGTAATCCTCCTCTGGTTGACACCCGAAGCCGCGTACCTCGTCTTCCCCCTGTTTTTCCTTTACCTCCACCTCCTCGGCCCGTGGTGGGGCGCTGCCGCGATCGTCGTCGCTACCGGCACTGCTATCTGCGCGCTTGGCATCCACAGCGGATGGAGTCTCGGCGGAGTCATCGGCCCACTGGTTGGCGCAGGAGTCGCTCTCCTGATCGGACTCGGCTACCAAACTCTGGCCCGCGAGGCGCAGCAACGCGAAGCCCTCATGCGCGAACTGCTCGCCACCCAAGGCCAGCTCGCGGCGACCGAACACGAATCCGGAGTCCTCGCCGAGCGCGCTCGGCTAGCCCGCGAAATCCACGACACCGTCGCGCAGGGCCTCTCCAGCATTCAGATGCTCCTCTACGCCGCCGAACAGGCTGACCCTGAGCGCCCTGGCGCCGAGCACATCCGGCTTGCCCGAGACACGGCGGCCAGCAATCTGGCTGATGCACGCCGGTTCATCCGTGAACTCACCCCACCCGACCTCGACGACCGTGGCCTCGGCGGAGCGCTGCGGAGGCTCGCCGACTCACAATGGGCTCCGCAAGGACTCCACGTCAACGTGCGGGTATCCGACACACTCGAACTACCGATGCACGTCCAGACGGCGCTGCTGAGAATCGCGCAGGGAGCCATCGCCAACGTCATCCAGCACGCACACGCCACCACCGCGACCATCACTCTCGCCGCCGATCACGAGCAGCTGCAATTCACCATCGCCGACGACGGCAAAGGCTTCGACCCCAACATGGCAGCCTTCGAACCGCGCGGTCGTTCAGATTCGTTCGGACTCCAGGCGACTCGCGAACGCGCAGAACAACTCGGTGGCAGCCTCACCCTCGACACGCACCCTGGCGAAGGAACGCAACTGACCATCGAGCTCACCTTGGAGCAGACGACATGA
- a CDS encoding response regulator transcription factor has translation MIRLLIADDHPIVRAGLVALFALEGDIDVIAEAATPDAAVSAAEHSNPDVVLMDLQFGAQVATTGADATRRIRALDAAPYVLILTNYDSDADILGAVEAGASGYLLKDAPPHELAAAVRAAAAGESALAPVIASRLLNRMRAPQANLSSREMQVLKLVAAGHSNTDIAAALFVSETTVKSHLAHIFTKLAVTSRTAAVSAARQRGILR, from the coding sequence ATGATCCGGCTTCTCATCGCCGACGACCACCCCATCGTCCGCGCGGGGCTCGTGGCTCTTTTCGCCCTCGAGGGGGACATCGACGTCATCGCGGAAGCTGCCACACCCGACGCAGCCGTTTCCGCCGCGGAGCACAGCAATCCCGACGTCGTACTGATGGATCTCCAGTTCGGCGCCCAGGTCGCAACAACCGGAGCCGACGCCACCCGACGTATCCGCGCCCTCGACGCGGCACCCTACGTCCTCATACTCACCAACTACGACTCCGACGCCGACATCCTCGGAGCCGTTGAAGCCGGCGCCAGCGGCTACCTCCTCAAAGACGCCCCACCCCACGAGCTCGCAGCAGCCGTCCGCGCCGCCGCCGCAGGCGAAAGCGCCCTCGCGCCCGTCATCGCCTCAAGACTCCTCAACCGCATGCGAGCACCCCAAGCGAACCTCAGCAGTCGCGAGATGCAAGTACTCAAACTCGTCGCAGCCGGCCACTCAAACACCGACATCGCAGCCGCTCTTTTTGTCAGCGAGACCACCGTCAAATCTCACCTCGCGCACATCTTTACCAAGCTCGCGGTCACCTCACGAACGGCAGCCGTCTCCGCAGCCAGACAACGCGGCATCTTGCGCTGA